The following proteins come from a genomic window of Anopheles ziemanni chromosome 3, idAnoZiCoDA_A2_x.2, whole genome shotgun sequence:
- the LOC131287154 gene encoding beta-chimaerin: protein MYKDALLAAANVWKPELYKIQLEAPTPKPVLCERNDIMGPTRYGKEYHGKMDHKECTELLKDKPDGSYLVRRSPGADNYYTLSLRFGQDTKHFKIFYCPEKGHFLQENFKKFETVQDMVADGLVNFYMRLHAAPILKEMMSQTKKCYEQSPYMTLHRRKLRSLCKSSKLSMVQDSVESADTEIADEQDDGNGGDGNEALIEKLELYDNDYPEYEKQHAFKTHTFKGLNWCEFCANFLWGFTSQGVKCDDCGFMAHFKCSELVPAKCLPDLKRLRGIFGVDLTTLVTAHKCRIPFIVKKCVEEVENHGMLQEGIYRISGFADEIEALKMALDKDGEKADVSAQMYSNVNVIAGVLKLYLRLLPVPLITFQSFPLFMEAMREKSIGEQVIALRNAVKALPPAHLHCLKYILEHLNRIASHHAINKMNEHNLATVFAPTLIATPQHMTDLSQEISMLAALISHCHAIFL, encoded by the exons ATGTACAAAGATGCCCTTTTGGCTGCGGCGAATGTTTGGAAGCCCGAGT TGTACAAAATACAACTCGAGGCTCCAACTCCTAAGCCTGTGCTATGCGAGCGCAATGACATTATGGGGCCCACTCGATACGGAAAGGAATACCACGGCAAAATGGACCACAAAGAGTGCACCGAACTGTTGAAAGACAAACCGGACGGGAGCTATCTGGTGCGCCGTAGCCCGGGGGCCGACAATTACTACACGCTCAGTTTGCGCTTTGGGCAGGAtaccaaacattttaaaatattctattGCCCGGAGAAGGGTCACTTTCTTcaggaaaattttaaaaagtttgaaaCGGTACAGGACATGGTAGCCGACGGGTTGGTCAATTTCTATATGCGCCTGCACGCCGCACCAATCTTGAAGGAAATGATGAGCCAAACTAAGAAATGCTACGAACAGAGTCCGTACATGACGCTCCACCGGCGTAAGCTGCGTTCGCTGTGCAAATCGAGCAAGTTGTCGATGGTGCAGGACAGTGTTGAGTCGGCAGACACTGAAATCGCCGACGAGCAGGACGACGGTAATGGTGGTGATGGCAATGAAgcgttgattgaaaaattggAGCTGTACGATAATGATTACCCGGAGTACGAGAAGCAGCACGCGTTTAAAACACACACCTTTAAGGGGTTGAATTGGTGCGAGTTTTGTGCTAACTTTCTTTGGGGTTTCACATCCCAAGGAGTAAAATGTGACG ATTGCGGTTTTATGGCACATTTTAAGTGCTCGGAGCTGGTACCAGCCAAATGTTTACCGGACTTGAAGCGGCTCCGTGGCATATTCGGAGTCGATCTGACCACGCTGGTGACGGCGCACAAGTGTCGCATTCCTTTCATTGTGAAAAAGTGCGTCGAGGAGGTCGAAAATCATGGTATGCTGCAGGAAGGCATCTATCGAATTTCGGGATTTGCCGATGAGATCGAAGCACTCAAGATGGCACTGGACAAGGATGGCGAAAAGGCGGATGTGTCCGCGCAGATGTACAGCAACGTAAATGTGATCGCCGGAGTACTCAAGCTGTACTTACGGCTGCTCCCCGTTCCTTTAATAACTTTCCAATCATTCCCACTGTTTATGGAAGCGATGC GCGAAAAATCGATCGGCGAACAAGTGATAGCTTTGCGAAACGCTGTGAAAGCGTTGCCTCCGGCGCATCTGCACTGTTTAAAGTACATTCTGGAGCATCTGAATCGCATCGCTTCGCATCACGCAATCAACAAGATGAACGAGCATAATCTGGCCACCGTGTTTGCGCCAACGCTTATAGCCACACCGCAGCATATGACCGATTTGTCCCAGGAGATCAGCATGCTTGCCGCCTTGATCAGTCACTGTCATGCAATATTTTTGTAA
- the LOC131290005 gene encoding large ribosomal subunit protein P2 — translation MRYVAAYLLAVLGGNAAPTNADIEKILSSVGIEADATRVSKVVKELQNKSIEELIASGREKLSSMPSGGGAPAGAPAAAGAAAAAAPAAEKKEEKKEESESEDDDMGFGLFE, via the exons ATGCGTTACGTAGCTGCATACCTGCTGGCGGTCCTTGGAGGCAACGCTGCCCCGACCAACGCCGATATCGAGAAGATCCTGAGCTCGGTCGGTATCGAAGCTGATGCGACCCGCGTTAGCAAGGTTGTCAAGGAGCTGCAGAACAAGTCGATCGAAGAACTGATCGCTTCCGGACGCGAGAAGCTGTCCTCGATGCCGTCTGGTGGTGGTGCCCCTGCTGGTGCTCCTGCTGCCGCGGgagccgccgccgctgccgctccGGCTGCTGAGAAGAAGG AGGAGAAGAAGGAAGAGTCCGAATCGGAAGATGACGACATGGGCTTCGGTCTCTTCGAGTAA
- the LOC131284407 gene encoding neurogenic locus notch homolog protein 3-like, with product MEVQLRGSKNSDLDFCEMHPVVRMLTAGPGKSRALLALLVFANIWLTAVGMQRTVYRAGDEIVTITRTKVDQGTASSPGAYSYYTYTADSAPQSDVVYYTNANGITTRQYQSTGAGTVLTGTRRIAYDDGSATEGQGCSRNPCGVGATCQETAGGRPVCSCPAGYSGNPLVQCRRAECLDHSECRGDQACRNGNCVNPCAGVCGVNANCEVRNHVPVCSCPRGRTGDPFSSCRLQDPEELCRPSPCGSNTKCDVLNGVPTCSCLPGYIGSPLSGCRHECESDAECVSNQFCSQFKCVSGCNQCGKGATCARVTNHRAVCECPKGYIGSPFSECRPECYGDRDCPGGRPACIYGICKNPCEGACGVGADCNLRGMTPVCSCPRDMTGDPFISCRPFTKEDLCNPNPCGTNAVCTPGYDRSNQERPVCTCPPGYTGNALSNCVRGECQSDAECADHKACISYQCVDPCAGQCGTGAQCQAKRHLAVCTCPAGTQGDALVSCRTARNYPVARYNKKRNAVP from the exons ATGGAAGTGCAATTGAGAGGGAGCAAGAACAGTGATCTAGACTTTTGTGAGATG CACCCGGTGGTCCGGATGCTGACTGCTGGCCCCGGCAAGTCGCGAGCCCTGCTGGCGCTGCTGGTGTTCGCCAACATCTGGCTCACCGCCGTAGGTATGCAACGGACCGTCTATCGGGCCGGGGACGAAATTGTGACCATAACGCGCACCAAAGTCGACCAGGGTACCGCGTCGTCCCCCGGTGCCTACTCCTACTATACGTACACTGCCGACAGTGCCCCGCAGTCGGATGTTGTGTACTATACGAACGCGAACGGGATCACTACCAGGCAGTATCAGTCCACCGGCGCCGGTACGGTGTTGACCGGAACTCGCCGCATTGCCTACGATGACGGATCTGCGACGGAAG GGCAAGGATGCTCGCGTAACCCGTGTGGTGTAGGCGCCACGTGTCAGGAAACAGCTGGCGGCCGTCCGGTCTGCTCCTGCCCGGCGGGCTACAGTGGCAATCCGCTTGTGCAGTGCCGCCGGGCCGAGTGCCTCGATCACTCGGAATGCCGCGGCGATCAGGCCTGCCGTAACGGGAACTGCGTAAATCCGTGCGCGGGCGTTTGCGGAGTCAATGCCAACTGTGAG GTTCGCAATCATGTGCCCGTGTGTAGTTGCCCCCGGGGACGTACTGGTGATCCGTTCAGCAGCTGCCGCCTCCAAGATCCTG AGGAGCTCTGTCGTCCAAGTCCTTGTGGTTCAAACACCAAATGTGACGTACTTAACGGTGTTCCAACCTGCTCCTGCCTTCCTGGTTACATT GGTTCCCCACTTTCGGGTTGCCGGCACGAGTGCGAATCGGATGCGGAATGCGTCTCGAACCAGTTCTGTAGCCAGTTCAAGTGTGTCAGCGGATGTAACCAGTGCGGCAAGGGGGCAACCTGTGCCCGCGTAACCAACCATCGGGCCGTGTGCGAGTGTCCGAAGGGCTACATCGGCAGTCCGTTCTCCGAGTGTCGGCCGGAGTGCTACGGTGATCGGGACTGTCCCGGGGGTCGTCCCGCGTGCATCTACGGTATCTGCAAGAATCCGTGCGAGGGTGCGTGTGGTGTCGGCGCGGACTGTAACCTGCGCGGTATGACTCCGGTGTGCAGCTGTCCCCGGGACATGACCGGCGATCCGTTCATTAGCTGCCGGCCGTTTACGAAGGAAGACCTGTGCAATCCGAACCCGTGCGGAACGAATGCCGTCTGCACGCCAGGCTACGATCGCAGCAACCAGGAACGACCGGTCTGCACCTGTCCCCCGGGATACACCGGAAATGCGCTTTCAAACTGCGTCCGT GGTGAATGTCAGAGTGACGCAGAATGTGCCGATCATAAGGCGTGCATCTCGTACCAGTGCGTTGACCCTTGCGCTGGACAGTGTGGAACTG GAGCACAGTGTCAAGCGAAGCGTCACCTGGCAGTCTGTACCTGCCCGGCCGGAACACAGGGTGATGCGCTGGTATCGTGCCGTACCGCACGCAACTACCCGGTGGCCCGATACAATAAGAAACGAAATGCGGTCCCATAA